The sequence GGAAAGCCGGCATACACCGCCATTTGCATGATGGTCTCGACGATTTCCGTGCGGCCCACGCCCACGTTGAGGGCGCCCTGGATATGCACCTTGAGCTGGGGTGCGGCATTCCCCAATGCGGTCAGTGCGGCCACCACGGCGATCTCGCGGCTTTTCAGGTCCAGGCCGGGGCGGGAGTAGATGTCGCCAAAGGGAAACTCGATCAGATAGCGCGCAAAGTCCGGGGCAATGTCCTCCAGGCTGTGCAGCACGCGTTCGCCGGCTTCGCCGTCAATTTCGCGCAGTTTTTCCAGCCCGCGCTGGTAGCGGTCGTTGGTGTGCATGGTCATGTCCTTTTTCAGCAGGTGGTGAATCCGTTGCCAGGGACTGCTCATGGGCAAAGTAGTGCGCGATCTTGGCCCGCAAGGCCGTAGCGGCCCGGCGCTGGGCCGCAATGTCGGCCAGCACATCTTGCAAATGCGCCTCCAGCATCTGGCGGCGCGCGGCCACCGTGGCGTCCCCCACGCCACGCAGCTGCGCAAACACCAGCATCTGGGCGATGGGCATATGCGTTGTGCGCAAGCGCAGCAGGAATTCAATCCAGGCCATGTCCGAAGCCGCATAACGCCGCTGCCCACCAGGCGCACGGCCAACCGCTGCGATCAGGCCTATACGCTCGTAATAGCGCAGGGTGTGGGCCGAAAGGCCGGTGCGCTTTGCGACTTCGTCGATGCTCAGAAGGGATTCCATGGGACGATTCTCGAAATTGGAGTGCACTCCAAGTCAAGCAGCTTCTAGGAGACGGCTTGCATCTTTTGGTTAAAGACCCCGTCAGCCCTTATGGCAAAAGCACAGACTGCTCTTCATTTTGAAGTCGCGCTTTTGAATTCGTGTTTGGGAAGTCGCTCCGGTGAGATCGCTCAATAAGCCTTGGCCGACAGCGAGGCCCACAAATGCGCGGCCACCAGGGCCCGCCAGGGTGCAAATTCCAGCAGCCAGTCGCGGGTCTGGGCCTCGGTGACACGCTCCACGCCCAGCAGGCCAGCCAGGGCCTTGCGCACGGCCACATCGCCGTGCAGGCTGCCATCGGGCCAGCCCAGGCCGCGCAGCAAGGTGTAGTGCACGGTCCATGGGCCTATGCCGAGCACGGCCAACAGTTGCTGGCTGGCGGCGTCGATCTGGGCCGCCGTCATCTGCCCGGCATCGCTGGCGCAGGCCCAGTCCTCTATGGGCAGGGCGCCGCTGTCCACCAACACGGCCAGGGCCAGCAGGGCCCGCGTCTTGGACTGGGAATAGCCAGCGGCGCGCAGCCCGGCCTCGCCCAAGGCCACCACCTGGGCGGAATTGGGATAGGTCCGCAGCGGTGATTGGCTCTCTGTGCCCGGTACACCGCCCAGGGCCTGCCCTGCGGCGCGAATCAGCCGGCGGCGCAGCGTCACGGCGGCAGCCACGCTGATTTGCTGACCGGTGATGGCCCAGGTCAGCGCCTCCCAGGCAGTGGGCGCAGCCGGCACATGCAGGCCGGCCTGGGCCCGCAGCAAGCGGCCCAGCTGCGGGTGTTGGGCATGGGCCGCCTCCAGGGCTGCGGGGGGATAGGCCAGGCCCAGCATGCGGCGCACGGTGCCCGCCCAACGCGCCTGGGTGTCTGCCGATATATCGGCTTGTGGCTTCTGAGGCAGGTGCAGGGTGGCATGCAATTGCAGCGGGGCCTCGCGGCCTGCAGCAGCGCCCTCCCAGCACAGCTCCAACCAAGCCGGTTGGCCCTGCCAGTCCAGGCCTTTGCGCAGCCGCATCTGCGGCCCCTGTTGATCCAGCTGCTCGGCCAGCTGTTCGCTGTCGCGCTGGTGAAAGCCCAAGAGCTCCTGCCAACGGTAATCGGGTGGCAAGGTCTGCACATGCAGCAGCGGCTGCCAACCGTTTTGTTCAAGCTTTTTTGCCATTGCACGCAGACTGTATCTGCACAGAAAGCTATGGTTTTAAAACAATCCTGGCAGCGCCAGATGTGGATCGCGACCGGCCTGCACCGCCTCGCGCAGCAGCAGGGCGCGTTTGCGCTCCACACCCCAGCGGTAACCGGAGATGCCGCCGTCATTGCGCACCACGCGGTGGCAGGGAATGGCCACCGCCACCGGGTTGGCCGCGCAGGCGCCGGCCACGGCGCGGCTGGCACTGGGCTGGCCTATGCGCTGGGCCAGCTCGGTGTAGCTCACGGTCTGGCCTGCCGGAATGGCCCGCAAGGCCTGCCACACACGTTGCTGAAACGCCGTGCCCTGCACATCCAGCGGCAGGGCCAGTCCCTGTGCAGGCCGCTCCACCAGGGCCGCCACCTGGGCCATGGTGCTCTCGAAAGCCGCATCGCCCCCGACCAGCTCGGCCCGGGGAAAGCGGTCTTGCAGCCCATGCACCAGGGCCTCGGCGTCATCGCCCAGCAGCACGCAACACACCCCCTTCTGCGTGGCCGCCACCAGCAAGCTGCCCAACGAGCATTCGCCCACGGCAAAGCGTATGGTTTGCTGCGCGCCGCCGGCGCGGAACGCAGCCGGCGCCATGCCCAGCATGCGCGGCGCATCCTTGTAAAAACTGCTGCTGGCGGCATAGCCGCTGCCATAGACCGCATCGGTGACCGAGTCCGACCGCCCCGGCTGCAGCGCGGCCTGCACGGCGCGCGCGCGGTGGGCCTTGGCATAGGCCTTGGGCGTCAACCCCGTGGCCTGCTGGAACATGCGGTGCAACTGCCAGGGACTAAGCCCCACACGCTGCGCCAGCTCGGCCAGCGCGGGCGGGGCATCGCCTTCCAGCCAGCGGCAGCAGCGCGCCACCAGGGCGGCGCTGCCGGCCGTGGTGGGTGCGGTGGAGACAGCGGATGCGGCGGGGGCGAGTTGGGCGGTGGTCATGGCATTCTTTGCAGCAGGCATGGGCGCACTCTAGCGCGCTGTGCGCGCCTGTGCCTCCACGTTCTTGCAGGCCGCATATGGGTTACGCTTTGCGCTGTTTGACCGATTGCCCCACAGCCCTACCACGCCATGACCACCGAATCCTCCGGCTGCCCCTTGCACGGCAGCGGCCGCCCCGCCTCCATCGTCCACGAAGAAAAAGCCCAGCTGGATTTCAGCCAGGACATGAGCTATGGCGACTATCTGCAGCTGGACCAGATTCTGTCCGCGCAAAAACCGCTGTCGCCCGCGCATGACGAAATGCTGTTCATCGTCCAGCACCAGACCAGCGAACTGTGGATGAAGCTGATGCTGCACGAGCTGCGCGCCGCCACCGCAGCCATCGCCAACCCGGCCCAGGACAGCAAGCCCGAGGCCTTCAAGATGCTGGCCCGCGTCTCGCGCATCATGGAGCAGTTGGTCAACGCCTGGACCGTGCTGTCGACCATGACGCCGCCGGAATACTCGGCCATGCGCCCCTATCTGGCCAACTCCAGCGGCTTTCAAAGCTACCAGTACCGCTGCATCGAATTCTCGCTGGGCAACAAGAACGCCGCCATGCTCAAGCCCCATGCCCACCGCAGCGACCTGCTGGACCAGGTGCAGGCCGCCTATGCGGCCCCTTCGCTGTACGACGTGGCCCTGCAACTGCTGGCCCGCGAAGGCATTCACGTTCCGGCCGACCGCCTGCAGCGCGACTGGACCCAGCCCTATGAAGCCAGCGAGGGCGTAGAGCAGGCCTGGGCCCAGGTCTACCGCGACCCGCAGCGCCACTGGGACCTGTACCAGCTGGGCGAGAAGCTGGCCGACATCGAAGACGCCTTCCGCCTGTGGCGCTTTCGCCATCTGACCACGGTGGAGCGGGTGATCGGCTTCAAGCGCGGCACCGGCGGCACCGGTGGCGTGAGCTATCTGAAGAAGATGCTGGACGTGGTGCTGTTCCCCGAGATCTGGAGCGTGCGCACCGCGCTGTGAGAACCGGTTCAAAGCAGCACCCTGACGTGATGCCTCCCAACAGGCGCCAACGCGCCCACCCCACACCCCTCTGAATTGCCTCAGCCTCCATGCCCCGGCATGGAGGCACCACGTACCAAGCCCCGCACACCCATGGTGTGCGGGGCTTTTTGCTGCCTGCACATCTGGGCAGGCCTGGGCACAGCCCTGACAAAACAGTGCGCCTGCAGCGGCGCACTTTCGGATCTTTCTGAAGCACAGCAAACGCCTGGCTTGCCATCCTCAAAGCCATCAGGACAGGACGCATTCCGCCGTCCATGCCCATCTCCCTGCCCAGGCTCGGCGCGCTGACACCGGCGCGCATGCAGGTGCCCTCCGCGCCACCACTGCCGCCCTGCGCACGGGATGTGGCACGCGCCTGCATTCCAGCCCGGAGATTTGTTGCATTGCCACGCCCCAGCCTGCCTGCTTTTGACCCCGTGATCGTTATTCCCCCCGGCACTTCAGCCAAGTCCACGTATTGCGCCTGCACTGAGGAGGCCATGTGATGCACACCATGCCCGCATCTCAGCGTTATGTGCGCCGGTTGGTGTATACCGTGGCACAGCCGGATTGGAGCGTTCTGGAGCAGGGGCCTCGTCCATGGCTGTGCCTGCATGGCGGCCACAGCGAAACCCTTCAACAAGAGGTGCGCAGCATCACCAGACACCTGGACCAGCAATGGGTTTGGCGCGGCATGGACAAAAAACACGCGGCCTCGCTGCTGGTTCCGCTGGATGAGGCACTCCATGCCCACGCCATGGAGCACTGGTTCCCCCAGCAAACCGGCCTGATCGTGCTGGGGCCGGAGGATGGCCGCAGCTTGCTCCGGCATTTGCAGCGCCTGCGCACGGTGGTGGCGTCCGATGGTTTTCCTGTTCCATTCAGCCTGCACGCCATGCGTGCGCTGGAAGAGCTCTGCGAGGCCTTGCCGGCCGAGCGCCTGGCCAAGCTGTTCGGACCCATAGAGCGCTTGATCTGGCACACAGGCGATATGGCAAGCGGGGAATACTTGTGCGCTGCGGCCCCATGGACAGCCCCGTCTGCCACGGCGGATGCGCTGCCCAATGCAGAAACCAGCGAGGCGGCCATCAGGCTCACGCAGAGCGACGAGGCCGCGCTGGAGCAGGCCAGCCACGCCTGGTTTATGCGCGACTGCGCACGTGAATTTCGCCAGCGCTTTTCGGCCTATGGCCTCCCGGACCAACAGCCGCAACTTTGGCGGTATCTGGCCCAGTTCACCCATGAAGCCAGCGAGGAGCTGGGCTTCTCCACCGAGCGTGATCTGCGCCACTACATGGCCTTGCGCTTTGCATACCCGCCATCGTGCTTTGCCAAAGACTCCGCGCTGTGGGAGCTCTTGATGGCAAGGCAGCTGGACAGCCAGCAGCGCTTGTCCGCAGCACAGGAGCAGTTGCAGGCATGGGCGCTGTTGCAAGACATCTCTTGCGAGCAGCCATAGGCTGACACGGCGGCCCAGCATGCGCTGAAAGAGGCAAGCGCGGAGTGCCTGGCGAAACAGGGGGAAACAAGGAGCAACAGGGGGCAATTCCCCCAGGGCGCGTGGATGATCTCAGAGCGTGTTTACGATCTCTGGCCCGCGCCCCTGCGCGACAGCGCGGGAGCAAGGTTTTCGCTAGGCTTGCGCCCCAGGAGATTTCCCGCCCGTGCCCGCCGATACCCCCACCGCTGCCTCTTTGGCGCCCCCTGCCCCGCCGCGCCCTGATCCCAGCTTGCTGCTGTGGACCATGCTGCTGTCCCTGCTGTCGGCCTTTGCGCTGAGCCAGGCCTATCGCACCATCACCGCCATCATCGCCACGGGGCTGATACAGGACTTTGGCATTTCCTCCCAGTCGCTGGGCGCATTTGCCGGACTTTTCGGCCTGTCCTTCGGCGTGGCCCAGTTGATGATGGGCATAGGCATGGACTTGTATGGCCTGCGCCGCACCGTGCTGCTGGCGTTTCCACTGGCCACCCTGGGTGCAGCGCTGTCGGCACTGGCGCCCAGCTACGGCTGGCTGATGCTGGCGCAGCTGCTGATTGGTGTGGGCTGCTCACCGGTGTTTCTGGCCAGCACGGTATTCATCTCGCGCCACTTTCCCAGCGAACGCTTTGCCTTCTTCTCGGGCATGGGCATGGGCGTGGGCGGCCTGGGCCTGCTGTTCACCGGCACGCCCCTGGCCTGGGTGGTGCAGCATTTCAGCTGGCGCACCGGCTTTGCCCTGCTGGCGGGCTTGTCGCTGCTGTCCTGGCTGTTGATTTTCTGGCGTGTGCACGAGCCGGCCCTGCCCCAGCATGCCCAGCAGCCGCGTGAAACCTGGCTCCAGGCCCTGGGCCGCTTTGCCGCACTGTTCAAGCTGCCGCATACCCTGGGCATTTTGATGCTGGGCATGTGCTGCTATGCGTCCTTTTTGTCGCTGCGCGGGCTGTGGCTGGGCCCGCTGCTGATCGATCGCTATCAGTTCTCCCTGGTGGAAAGCGGCAACGTGGCCCTGGTGGTGTCGCTGGTCTCGCTGTTCACCCCGGCCCTCTTCGGCCGCCTGGACCCTGGCCCCATTCGCCGCCGCCAGTGGCTCAACCATTTCTCGTTGCTGATGGCCTTGCTGTTTTTGCTCTTGGCCTTTTTGCACCATGCCGCCGCCAACATCGCGCTGATCTTGCTGATGGGCCTGGTTTCGGGCTATGGCATTTTGCAATATGCCGATGTGCGCTCCTCCTACCCACCCGAGCTCACGGGCCGTGCGCTGTCGCTCTACACCATGGCCATGTTTCTGGGCGTGGCGCTGATGCAGTGGCTCACCGGCCTCGTGGCCGCCTGGGCCGAGGGCCGCGGCATAGAGCCTTATCAGGCGGTGATGGTCAGCATTGCCTGCATGCTGGCAGCGGCCTCCACCGCATTCCGCTGGCTGCCCAGCTCACCACTTTTGGCGCACAGCAAAACATGAGACAGCCCTGCGGCACACTGCCTGCATAGACTGTGCATGCTGCAAAGCATGCAAACCATTTTTACAAGGAGACCACCCCATGTTCAGCCACATCATGGTTGGCACCAACAACCTGGATGCCGCCCACAACTTCTACAACAGCCTGCTGGGCACCCTGGGCGCCAAGCCCGGTTTTGTGGACCGCCACCGCATTTTCTGGCGCCATGCCGGCAATACCTTCAGCGTATCGGTGCCCATCAATGGTGAGCCGGCCAATGTGGGCAACGGCAGCACCTTTGGTTTTGCGACCGAGTCCATCGAGCAGGCCAATGCCGCCCATACGGCCGGCCTGGCCGCCGGTGGCGTGACCTGCGAAGACCCACCCGGCTGGCGCGGCGAAGGCAAGGGCGCCATGTACCTGGCCTATCTGCGCGACCCGGACGGCAACAAGATCTGTTTGGTGTATCGCCAGCCGAAAGCTTAAGCCCCCCTGAGCCGCTGCGCGGCTTCCCCCCAGGGGGACGGCGGCCTCGCGGCGGGGCGGCCCTTGCTCGCTGCCTCTGTCCCCGGGCTGCGCCAGTTTTGCGGGCTTGGGGCCATGCACACAGGCCACTTCTGTGGTCTTTTCCTGGTGTTGCGCCGATGGGGGCACAAGCAGCTCTCTATTTCAAAGGAGCCCAGACGTAGAAAAGCCCGCAGCGAGATCCGGTGCGGGCTTGGGTATTGGACGATGACTCTTACGCGGTCACCGTTTTACGGCAGAACGTCTCTGCAGCTGTCACTTGTATTTTTCTCGTCGGGTGCCCGACGTGCTGGCGTGAGATCAGCATTGTTTGCGCAAACAACAGGCGGATTATAACCTCACTGTATATTTTTTGCAAGTCATAGACTTTTAGGCTCTATACAAGCGACTGCTTTAGAGCGCGTTAACGCTCTCAGGCCTCGGCCTTGAAACCGGTGCTGCGCACCACGGGGCCCCATTTCTCCAGATCGGCCTTGAGCAACTGGGCAAACTCCTCCTGGCTGCCCGTGGTCACGCCAAAGGCCATTTCGCCCAGGGCTTTTTGCACCACGTTCAGGTCAAAGCAGCGGTTGGCGGCAATGTGCAGGCGCTCAACCACCTCGGGCTTGGTGCCCTTGGGCGCCAGCAGGCCCACCCATTCCTGGGAGGTCATGTGCTTCATGCCCAGCTCGGCCAGGGTAGGTACCTTGGGCAGCTGGGGAATGCGCTGCGGGCTGGAGACGGCGAGGATGCGCAGCTTGGGGCTTTGGGCATGGGGCACGGCCTCGCTGACCACATTGCAGCTGGACGTCAGTTGCCCGCCCATCACGTCCTGCAGCGCCAGCGAGCCCCCTTTGTACGGCACATGCAGATAGTCCAGACCGATGCTGGCGGCATACATGGCCCCCAGAAAGTGCGGCGTGGTGCCGGCACCGGGCGAGCCGTAGCTGGCTTGCTGGGGATGGGCCTTGAGCCACGGGCCCAGCTGCTGCAGCGTGGTGACACTGGCCGGCACGGCCGGGCCGATGCTGATGCTGTAGGGCACGGCGCAGAGGTTGGACACCGGCACCAGATCGCGCAGCGGCTGGTAGCTGAGCTTGTCGTACACATGGGGGTAGATGGTGAGGATGGAGCCGGGTGTAACCAGCAACGTGCGCCCATCGGGGGCAGCGTTCTTCACCACATCCACCGCAATGCGGCCGCCAGCGCCGGGGCGGTTGTCCACCACCACGGTGCTGCCCAGCTCCGCCTGCAGTTGCTGGGCCAGCTGGCGCGCCACAAAGTCGGCAGCGCCCCCGGCGGCGAACCCCACCACCAGGCGCACCACGTTCTGCTGGGCCTGCGCCACAGCGCCCAGAGACAGGCCTACAGGCAGGGCCGTGGCGGCCAGAAATTGACGACGGGAAAGCATGTGCGGGAATCCTTGGCGTTTTCAACAATCGATTCGCGGTGTGGAGATATTCACAACGCAGGGTTTGAAAATCAAAAATAAGGCCCCACAACGCAGGCAATCCGCTGATTTTGCTGGTGTTTTTCGGCGCAAAAGAACAAGCAACGCATTCAGGTTCTAGGTATATTCCATCTTGTTTCAATGCTATGAAAGTGATAGCCTTCATAGGTACGCAAAGGTGTTTATAAATCCACCCCAAATCTGCTTGAATATTGCAGTCAGACCCCATGCTGCAGCGGATACCTGCAGCCACCGGCATCTGCAACCATCCTGATCCGAGGGCGGGCAGCGGGCCAAAGCCGGGCATTTTGCTCGGGTGCCATAGCCCGCCAAGCTAGCACCCCTCACCCATAAAAAACCTTTCTCAACCTTTATCTGCCAACATCAGAAGCTATCCAAAAGAGAGCTGTTTGCAATGCCGCACTGCAACGCAAGCGACGGCGTTCCGGTCCATACTGCGCGGCTGGTGGCGCCATGGGGGTTCCCCACAACGAGGAGCAGACGTGCAATCGGCCCAGGGCGAATGGTTTGACGAGGCGTATTACCAGCGCTTTTATTTCGACAAGAAAACCAGCGTGATCGACCCCGCCCACGCGCAGCGCCTGGGTGCATTTGTCTGCGCGTATCTGGCTTATCTGCGCGTGCCCGTACACCGTGTGCTGGATATGGGCTGTGGCATTGGTTTGTGGCGCGAGGCCGTGGCCCAGCATTTTCCCGGCGCCCATTACCAGGGCGTGGAATTCAGCGACTATCTGTGCCAGCGCTATGGCTGGGCACAAGGCTCGGTGGTGGACTGGCAGCCCGCAGACGGCCAGCCCTTCGACCTGGTGATCTGCCAAGGCGTGCTGCCCTATCTGAACCCGGCCGATCTGAAAAAAGCCCTGGCCAACCTGGGGCGTCTCACGCGTGGCGGCCTCTACATCGAAGCCGTGGCCCGCGAAGACTATGAGCGCGACATCATCGACGACCAGCTAACCGACCCGCGCCTGCACCGCCACCGCGCCGAGCTGTACCGGCGTGGCCTGTCCCCCCACTGCAAGGAGCTGGGCGGCGGCGTATGGCTGAGCCGCCGGGCCGATCTGCCGCTGTTCGAGCTGGAGTGCCTGGGGGGTTAGAGCGTGTTCACGATCTCCTCGCGACGCGCCAGTGTCTTTGCGGGATGGGATACAAGGCGCGATACCGCAGCAATAGCCGTGCTATTGCGAGGATTCGCAACACAGTAGACCGCCCGCAAAGGCACTGGCCCGAAGGGTTGGAGCGAAATCGGGCGATTTCTTCGCGCTGTGGCTTGCTTGCACCCTGGTGCAAGCTGCACTCCATCGCTTCGAACTCATCCCGATTGCGCTTCAACGCGCCTGCGTAGAGATCGTGAACACGCTCTTAGGACCCAGCCTGCGCCCTACATTCGCGCTTTCGATTGCAAAAACAGAGGGAAATTCGCCCGTGCCCATCTCGACACGCCCCGCCATTTACACCGGCCTGCTGGCATGCACATTGCTGCTGACCGCCTGCAAGCAGTCTGCCGACACCCCCGTCAGCGCCCCTGCCATCGCCGCTCCCGCTGACAGCGCCATCCCACCAGCCGCTGCAGCGGCCCGCGTGGTGGACCAGCTCTTTCTTGCAGACACCATAGGCATGAACCTGGCCCAGGTGGACAAGCTGGTCGGCCCGGCCGTGCGCTCCGCGCTGCATCGCCACCAGTACCGCGTCGATGGTTGCGAGCTGACGCTACGCACCGATGAGGCCGACCAAACCGTGCAGGCCGTGGAAGTGGCCATCACGCCCAGTTGCCAGCTTTCGCTGCAGCCGCTGCTGAGGGACTATGCCGGCGAACCAGCGACGCAGCTGCAGGCACTGAACTTTGCCCGCTTTGCCGAGATGCTGTCCGGCGCCAGCTACTACGCCGACTGCCTGAGCATGTGTGGCAATGCCGCCGACCCCGTGGTCACGCTGCATGCCGAAGACCCGCGCGCGCTGCACCTGCTGGAGTTCGCCATCGAAGTCCCGTTGGTGGGCGACGCAGCCCTGAGTGCAGCCGATCACTGGCGCAAGACCATGGAAACGGCCGAGTCCGAAACCTATGTGCTGGACAACCGCTTCAACTGCGAGCCCCAGCGCTTTGCACCGGTGGTAGCGCCGGCCTTTGCCCCCATCCAGCCCGCCGTCTTCATCTTTGGCCGCGACCTGGGCTACGGCAGCGACGACTGCTCCTGATGAGAAGGGGGGACAGACCTGCCTGCCCCCATGTCCATGCGCCGCGGTTTGCACGGCATTGCGAGGACAATCGCGGCCGTGCCTTTCTCGACCGCCTCCTCCGATATACCCACCGTCCCCGGCATCGCCACGCCAGCGGCCTTGCAGCCCCATGCGGTCTCCCGCCTGCGCAGCGCGCGCCTGGCGCGCAGCACCCGGCCGTTTCTGGCCCGAGGCGGTCCC comes from Comamonas sp. GB3 AK4-5 and encodes:
- a CDS encoding carboxymuconolactone decarboxylase family protein, which produces MTMHTNDRYQRGLEKLREIDGEAGERVLHSLEDIAPDFARYLIEFPFGDIYSRPGLDLKSREIAVVAALTALGNAAPQLKVHIQGALNVGVGRTEIVETIMQMAVYAGFPAALNGLFAAKEVFAQGEMPAQA
- a CDS encoding MerR family transcriptional regulator, which encodes MESLLSIDEVAKRTGLSAHTLRYYERIGLIAAVGRAPGGQRRYAASDMAWIEFLLRLRTTHMPIAQMLVFAQLRGVGDATVAARRQMLEAHLQDVLADIAAQRRAATALRAKIAHYFAHEQSLATDSPPAEKGHDHAHQRPLPARAGKTARN
- a CDS encoding DNA-3-methyladenine glycosylase 2 codes for the protein MAKKLEQNGWQPLLHVQTLPPDYRWQELLGFHQRDSEQLAEQLDQQGPQMRLRKGLDWQGQPAWLELCWEGAAAGREAPLQLHATLHLPQKPQADISADTQARWAGTVRRMLGLAYPPAALEAAHAQHPQLGRLLRAQAGLHVPAAPTAWEALTWAITGQQISVAAAVTLRRRLIRAAGQALGGVPGTESQSPLRTYPNSAQVVALGEAGLRAAGYSQSKTRALLALAVLVDSGALPIEDWACASDAGQMTAAQIDAASQQLLAVLGIGPWTVHYTLLRGLGWPDGSLHGDVAVRKALAGLLGVERVTEAQTRDWLLEFAPWRALVAAHLWASLSAKAY
- a CDS encoding methylated-DNA--[protein]-cysteine S-methyltransferase, encoding MTTAQLAPAASAVSTAPTTAGSAALVARCCRWLEGDAPPALAELAQRVGLSPWQLHRMFQQATGLTPKAYAKAHRARAVQAALQPGRSDSVTDAVYGSGYAASSSFYKDAPRMLGMAPAAFRAGGAQQTIRFAVGECSLGSLLVAATQKGVCCVLLGDDAEALVHGLQDRFPRAELVGGDAAFESTMAQVAALVERPAQGLALPLDVQGTAFQQRVWQALRAIPAGQTVSYTELAQRIGQPSASRAVAGACAANPVAVAIPCHRVVRNDGGISGYRWGVERKRALLLREAVQAGRDPHLALPGLF
- the kynA gene encoding tryptophan 2,3-dioxygenase; the protein is MTTESSGCPLHGSGRPASIVHEEKAQLDFSQDMSYGDYLQLDQILSAQKPLSPAHDEMLFIVQHQTSELWMKLMLHELRAATAAIANPAQDSKPEAFKMLARVSRIMEQLVNAWTVLSTMTPPEYSAMRPYLANSSGFQSYQYRCIEFSLGNKNAAMLKPHAHRSDLLDQVQAAYAAPSLYDVALQLLAREGIHVPADRLQRDWTQPYEASEGVEQAWAQVYRDPQRHWDLYQLGEKLADIEDAFRLWRFRHLTTVERVIGFKRGTGGTGGVSYLKKMLDVVLFPEIWSVRTAL
- a CDS encoding MFS transporter, which translates into the protein MLLSLLSAFALSQAYRTITAIIATGLIQDFGISSQSLGAFAGLFGLSFGVAQLMMGIGMDLYGLRRTVLLAFPLATLGAALSALAPSYGWLMLAQLLIGVGCSPVFLASTVFISRHFPSERFAFFSGMGMGVGGLGLLFTGTPLAWVVQHFSWRTGFALLAGLSLLSWLLIFWRVHEPALPQHAQQPRETWLQALGRFAALFKLPHTLGILMLGMCCYASFLSLRGLWLGPLLIDRYQFSLVESGNVALVVSLVSLFTPALFGRLDPGPIRRRQWLNHFSLLMALLFLLLAFLHHAAANIALILLMGLVSGYGILQYADVRSSYPPELTGRALSLYTMAMFLGVALMQWLTGLVAAWAEGRGIEPYQAVMVSIACMLAAASTAFRWLPSSPLLAHSKT
- a CDS encoding VOC family protein, whose translation is MFSHIMVGTNNLDAAHNFYNSLLGTLGAKPGFVDRHRIFWRHAGNTFSVSVPINGEPANVGNGSTFGFATESIEQANAAHTAGLAAGGVTCEDPPGWRGEGKGAMYLAYLRDPDGNKICLVYRQPKA
- a CDS encoding Bug family tripartite tricarboxylate transporter substrate binding protein, encoding MLSRRQFLAATALPVGLSLGAVAQAQQNVVRLVVGFAAGGAADFVARQLAQQLQAELGSTVVVDNRPGAGGRIAVDVVKNAAPDGRTLLVTPGSILTIYPHVYDKLSYQPLRDLVPVSNLCAVPYSISIGPAVPASVTTLQQLGPWLKAHPQQASYGSPGAGTTPHFLGAMYAASIGLDYLHVPYKGGSLALQDVMGGQLTSSCNVVSEAVPHAQSPKLRILAVSSPQRIPQLPKVPTLAELGMKHMTSQEWVGLLAPKGTKPEVVERLHIAANRCFDLNVVQKALGEMAFGVTTGSQEEFAQLLKADLEKWGPVVRSTGFKAEA
- a CDS encoding class I SAM-dependent methyltransferase gives rise to the protein MQSAQGEWFDEAYYQRFYFDKKTSVIDPAHAQRLGAFVCAYLAYLRVPVHRVLDMGCGIGLWREAVAQHFPGAHYQGVEFSDYLCQRYGWAQGSVVDWQPADGQPFDLVICQGVLPYLNPADLKKALANLGRLTRGGLYIEAVAREDYERDIIDDQLTDPRLHRHRAELYRRGLSPHCKELGGGVWLSRRADLPLFELECLGG